In the genome of Candidatus Methylomirabilota bacterium, the window CGGTGAGCTTGCGCCCGACTGGCAAGTGGTGGGCGAGGTCACCGAGGTGACCGTCCGCGACCCGGAACACTGGTTGTCGGGAAACGGCACGTTCGGCGTCATGCTGCAACACCGCCCGACCGGCAAGCTCAAGGTCCTCGGGCGGCGCGCGGGGGCGGGGCCGGGAGCGACCTACCACCGCGGGATCTCCTTCGTGCTGCTGCAAGCGTACGCGCAGCGCAACATGGACCCGATCTGGCGCTACCTGAGTGAGGTCGGGCTCGCCTCTTACCAGCAGCGCAGCGCGGCGCTCAGAACCGCGTAGGTCCTTCCCGGCGCGCACGGTGCGCAGCCCTGCGCCCGACTCGTGTTGGCCGGCCCCGGGCCGTCAGCGCGCTGCGAGCTCGTCGATCACGTCGGGAAGCGCGGCCAGCCCCTCGATGACCGCGTCGGCCTCCAGGCCCGCGGCCCGTCGCCCGCCGCGGCTCACCTGGACCACCCGCATGCCGGCGACACGGGCGCCCTGCACGTCGAGCACGGGGTCGTCTCCGACGTGCACGGCGCTCTCGGCCTCCCCGCCCACGGCCTTGAGCGTCAGCCAGAAGATCTCCGGCGCCGGCTTGCGCACCCCCACCTCATCGGAGAACGTGGTGTGCGAGAAGTGCTCGAGCAACCCGTAGTGAGCCAGCAGCCGGCGCAGGATGGCGCCCGGCGTCCGCATCGTGTTGGAGACCACCGCGAGGGTGAGCCCACGAGCCCGCAGCGCCGGCAGCGCGCCGAGCGCGCCCGGATCCACGGTCGGGGGCACGAGGAGGGCAGGCCGGGCGAAGGCATCGAGGAGCGCCGCCAGCGTCGCCGCCGGCAGCCGCTGCGGCAGCGCCGGATCGGCCGCCGTCAGGATCGCCCGCACGTGCTCCTCCGCCGACACGTCGCGCTGAGTCGCCCACACCCGGGCCAGGAACCCGCGCGATGCCTCGTAGGCCCTCTCCAGGGCGGGACGGGCCACCGTCAGGCCCGCGGCCGCCAGGGCGTTCTGAAAGCCGTCCAGCCTGACACGCTTGTAGCGCTCGTCACTGACCGGCAAGTCCCAGAGAAGCGTTCCCCAGAAGTCGATGGTCACGGTTCGGATCTTCACCGGCCGCCCTCGAAGCGGGGGGCTCGCTTGGCCAGGAAGGCCTCTGCGCCCTCGGCCGGCTCTCCGGTGGCGTAGGCCTCGACGAACGCCTCGATGCCCGCCCGGATGGCGGTCTCGAGGTCCGAGTAGCGCCACCGCACGAGCAGGCGCTTCTGCAGCCGGACCGCGCCCGGCCCCGCCTTCAAGATCTTCGTCAGCAGCGCCTCGACGGCATCCCGAAGCCGCGGCGCTTCGACCACCTGGTTGACGAGCCCCCAGCCCAGCGCCCGCTCGGCCGGGATCGCCTCGCCGGTGAGAGCCAGCTCGGCGGCCCGCCCGGGGCCCACCAGCGGCGGCAAGAGCGCCGCCTCGATCACCGAGGGAACGCCGACCCTCACTTCGGGCAGACCGAAGATGGCATCCGCGGAGGCCAGCCGTATGTCGCAGGCCAGAGCCAGCTCGAAGCCGGCGCCCAGGCACGGGCCGTTCACCGCGGCCACGACGGGGACCGGGCTGTGATGAACGGCCTCGATGGCCGCGTGGAGCGCCGTGATGAGCTCGCGCGCGCCGGGCCCGTCGAGGTCGCCGAGCACGCGCACGTCCATCCCCGCGCAGAAGGCGCGACCACCGCCGGTGAGCACCACGGCGCGGAGCGCGCCATCGGCCGCGAGGTCGGCGAAC includes:
- a CDS encoding HAD family hydrolase, yielding MKIRTVTIDFWGTLLWDLPVSDERYKRVRLDGFQNALAAAGLTVARPALERAYEASRGFLARVWATQRDVSAEEHVRAILTAADPALPQRLPAATLAALLDAFARPALLVPPTVDPGALGALPALRARGLTLAVVSNTMRTPGAILRRLLAHYGLLEHFSHTTFSDEVGVRKPAPEIFWLTLKAVGGEAESAVHVGDDPVLDVQGARVAGMRVVQVSRGGRRAAGLEADAVIEGLAALPDVIDELAAR
- a CDS encoding enoyl-CoA hydratase-related protein; this encodes MADAPVRIERAGPVAWCTVDRPPLNLLEPGLIRALGATFADLAADGALRAVVLTGGGRAFCAGMDVRVLGDLDGPGARELITALHAAIEAVHHSPVPVVAAVNGPCLGAGFELALACDIRLASADAIFGLPEVRVGVPSVIEAALLPPLVGPGRAAELALTGEAIPAERALGWGLVNQVVEAPRLRDAVEALLTKILKAGPGAVRLQKRLLVRWRYSDLETAIRAGIEAFVEAYATGEPAEGAEAFLAKRAPRFEGGR